Proteins encoded in a region of the Deltaproteobacteria bacterium genome:
- a CDS encoding S53 family peptidase gives MHKGSLSAGLVYILVSFALGCGAPQAVDDAESSIDDRPAEIVALAPVEHRALCGPAAPGQMRCHARLVTVDGGISPARTASGLTPADLQDAYALPVSLGRGKTVAIVDAQDDPSAERDLNQYRVNFGIPGCTGSNGCFKKVNQRGQRGAYPSAEPGWAGEIALDLDMVSAACPNCHILLVEADSASMTDLGEAVNTAVRLGADAVSMSWGGAESSGDVAADAQFLVHPGVALVASAGDDGYGVEFPAASPHVTAVGGTSLAHSTNARGWIESTWGSASGAGTGSGCSTRQPKPAWQTDGQCHKRMVADVSAVADPSTGVAVFDGYGSGGWIVVGGTSAASPLVAATLALTGHSTDALGFAYRNRNDFFDVASGKNGSCSSASSYFCHALGGYDGPTGMGTPNGTAMLRGAHPVSGGGHDAGGCQSCTASSDCAHGEHCLEDTAHSSGKFCAPDCTADHASCPSGYSCADLNGTSWGCRPEPGTCS, from the coding sequence ATGCACAAGGGTTCGCTGTCGGCAGGACTTGTTTACATTTTGGTTTCATTCGCGTTGGGCTGTGGTGCGCCGCAAGCCGTCGATGACGCAGAATCGTCCATCGACGATCGCCCCGCCGAGATCGTCGCGCTCGCGCCCGTGGAACATCGCGCGCTCTGCGGCCCCGCGGCGCCAGGTCAGATGCGCTGCCATGCGCGGCTGGTGACCGTCGACGGCGGGATCTCACCTGCGCGCACGGCTTCGGGCCTCACGCCCGCGGATCTGCAGGACGCCTACGCCCTGCCGGTGTCGCTCGGGCGGGGCAAGACGGTGGCCATCGTCGATGCGCAGGACGATCCCAGCGCCGAGCGCGACCTCAACCAGTACCGCGTGAACTTCGGCATTCCCGGGTGCACGGGCTCGAACGGCTGCTTCAAGAAGGTGAACCAGCGCGGCCAGAGGGGCGCGTACCCGTCCGCGGAGCCGGGCTGGGCCGGCGAGATCGCCCTCGACCTGGACATGGTCAGCGCCGCCTGCCCGAACTGCCACATCCTCCTCGTGGAGGCCGACTCGGCGTCGATGACCGACCTGGGCGAGGCCGTGAACACCGCGGTGCGCCTGGGCGCGGACGCGGTGAGCATGAGCTGGGGCGGCGCAGAGTCGAGCGGTGACGTGGCGGCGGACGCGCAGTTCCTCGTCCATCCCGGCGTCGCGCTCGTGGCCAGCGCCGGCGACGACGGCTACGGCGTGGAGTTCCCCGCTGCCTCGCCGCACGTGACCGCGGTGGGCGGGACGAGCCTCGCGCACTCGACCAACGCGCGCGGGTGGATCGAGAGCACCTGGGGCTCCGCGAGCGGCGCAGGCACCGGCAGCGGCTGCAGCACCAGGCAGCCCAAGCCCGCGTGGCAGACCGATGGCCAGTGCCACAAGCGCATGGTCGCGGACGTCTCGGCGGTCGCGGATCCCTCGACGGGCGTGGCGGTCTTCGACGGCTACGGCTCCGGCGGCTGGATCGTCGTGGGCGGCACCAGCGCGGCCAGCCCGCTCGTCGCCGCGACGCTCGCGCTCACCGGCCACAGCACCGACGCGCTCGGCTTCGCCTACCGCAACCGCAACGACTTCTTCGACGTCGCCAGCGGCAAGAACGGCAGCTGCTCCAGCGCGTCGAGCTACTTCTGCCACGCGCTCGGCGGCTACGACGGCCCCACCGGAATGGGCACCCCCAACGGCACCGCGATGCTGCGCGGCGCGCATCCCGTCAGCGGGGGCGGACACGACGCGGGCGGTTGCCAGAGCTGCACCGCGAGCAGCGACTGCGCCCACGGCGAGCACTGCCTGGAGGACACGGCGCACTCGAGCGGGAAGTTCTGCGCGCCGGATTGCACGGCGGATCACGCGAGCTGTCCGAGCGGCTATTCGTGCGCGGACTTGAACGGCACGAGCTGGGGCTGCCGACCCGAGCCGGGCACCTGCAGCTAG
- a CDS encoding protein disulfide oxidoreductase has translation MSEPAVAPKPLTARLRGWLLDAALLIAVLVAAHVVFTRHVAHGVAPAFAGTTTDGAPISLASLRGKPTLVQFWATWCPVCHQEDGAIASLATDHQVITVAEDSGGAPNVAGYLTSKNLRFPAIADETGAIGRAFGVDRYPTSFILDASGNVRFVEVGYTTAIGLRLRLWLAGF, from the coding sequence ATGTCCGAGCCCGCCGTCGCGCCCAAGCCGCTCACCGCTCGCCTGCGCGGCTGGCTGCTCGACGCGGCGCTGCTCATCGCCGTCCTGGTGGCCGCGCACGTGGTCTTCACGCGCCACGTGGCCCACGGCGTCGCTCCGGCGTTCGCCGGCACCACGACGGACGGCGCGCCGATCTCGCTCGCCTCGCTGCGCGGCAAGCCCACGCTGGTGCAGTTCTGGGCCACCTGGTGTCCGGTTTGCCACCAAGAAGACGGCGCCATCGCTTCGCTCGCGACGGACCACCAGGTCATCACCGTGGCCGAGGACTCCGGGGGCGCACCCAACGTCGCCGGCTACCTCACCAGCAAGAACCTGCGCTTTCCCGCAATCGCCGACGAGACCGGCGCCATCGGCCGCGCCTTCGGCGTCGATCGCTATCCCACGAGCTTCATCCTCGACGCGAGCGGCAACGTGCGCTTCGTCGAGGTGGGCTACACCACGGCGATCGGCCTGCGCTTGCGCCTTTGGCTCGCGGGCTTCTGA
- a CDS encoding Type 1 glutamine amidotransferase-like domain-containing protein: MSKPGPVYLMAGAGPGTGPKSVRYHRGAVEATGKKKPKIAYVGAAAGDALAFEKMISTLIFGLGADVTSVKLTKKKEKTSDLKNKLADADLIFITGGDVDAGMKAIHERDMAGTFRELHAQGKVFEGVSAGSIMLGMHWVRFPESGDESAAEPFDCMGIAPFSFDAHGEKDDWEELQVLARLLAARPKPPKHVYGLVSGTCGLWQADTLSALGGALNRYTVAPKPVRADDLTPNA, from the coding sequence ATGTCCAAGCCAGGACCGGTCTATCTCATGGCAGGCGCGGGTCCAGGCACCGGGCCGAAGTCCGTGCGCTACCACCGCGGGGCCGTCGAGGCGACGGGCAAGAAGAAGCCCAAGATCGCCTACGTCGGTGCGGCTGCCGGCGACGCGCTCGCGTTCGAGAAGATGATCAGCACCCTCATCTTCGGCCTCGGCGCGGACGTCACCTCGGTGAAGCTCACCAAGAAGAAGGAAAAGACCAGCGACCTGAAGAACAAGCTCGCCGACGCCGACCTCATCTTCATCACCGGCGGCGACGTGGACGCGGGCATGAAGGCCATCCACGAGCGCGACATGGCCGGCACCTTCCGCGAGCTCCACGCGCAGGGCAAGGTCTTCGAGGGCGTGAGCGCCGGCTCCATCATGCTCGGCATGCACTGGGTGCGCTTCCCCGAGAGCGGCGACGAGAGCGCCGCCGAGCCCTTCGACTGCATGGGCATCGCGCCCTTCTCCTTCGACGCCCACGGCGAGAAGGACGACTGGGAGGAGCTCCAGGTGCTCGCGCGGCTGCTCGCGGCGCGGCCCAAGCCGCCCAAGCACGTCTACGGATTGGTGTCGGGCACCTGCGGCCTCTGGCAGGCCGACACCTTGAGCGCCCTCGGCGGCGCCTTGAACCGCTACACCGTCGCGCCCAAGCCCGTGCGCGCGGACGACCTCACGCCGAACGCCTGA
- a CDS encoding metallophosphoesterase produces MLRLVHFSDVHVQVDYRREPWLPLGWRRWAALVEMIGMRREARYAQAESTLGQLANEAVRHKADHVILSGDLTAMALNEEFRRARVALEPVAKTPNFSVIPGNHDVYARDAWNEDRFGQHFGAFLQSDWPEYKREGAFPYVHLVGDEAAVIGLTSARVPLFPGAAVGWVGKKQLDALESLVRDPRLKDRFTFVAVHHAPLNAKGKPDTPTHGLADARSLMDIVRGPRFAVLFGHIHKRYHHPSDGVRPHLFGAGSSTSKGHEGYWLYEVERGELKAWHKLRIGEDPPRA; encoded by the coding sequence ATGCTCCGTCTCGTCCACTTCAGCGACGTCCACGTGCAGGTCGACTACCGGCGCGAGCCCTGGCTCCCGCTCGGCTGGCGGCGTTGGGCGGCGCTGGTGGAGATGATCGGCATGCGCCGCGAGGCGCGTTACGCCCAGGCCGAGAGCACGCTCGGCCAGCTCGCGAATGAGGCCGTGCGGCACAAAGCGGATCACGTGATCCTCTCCGGCGACCTCACGGCGATGGCGCTGAACGAGGAGTTCCGCCGAGCGCGCGTGGCGCTGGAGCCCGTGGCGAAGACCCCGAACTTCTCGGTCATCCCCGGCAACCACGACGTCTACGCGCGCGACGCGTGGAACGAGGATCGCTTCGGGCAGCACTTCGGCGCGTTCCTGCAGAGCGACTGGCCCGAGTACAAGCGCGAGGGCGCGTTCCCGTACGTGCACCTCGTGGGCGACGAGGCGGCGGTCATCGGCCTCACCAGCGCGCGGGTGCCGCTCTTTCCCGGCGCGGCGGTGGGCTGGGTGGGCAAGAAGCAGCTCGACGCGCTCGAGTCGCTGGTGCGCGATCCCCGCTTGAAGGATCGCTTCACGTTCGTGGCCGTGCACCACGCGCCGCTGAACGCGAAGGGCAAGCCGGACACGCCCACGCACGGGCTCGCCGACGCGCGCAGCTTGATGGACATCGTCCGCGGGCCGCGCTTCGCGGTGCTCTTCGGGCACATCCACAAGCGCTACCACCACCCGAGCGACGGCGTGCGGCCGCACTTGTTTGGCGCGGGCTCGTCGACGAGCAAGGGCCACGAGGGCTACTGGCTCTACGAAGTGGAGCGCGGCGAGCTCAAGGCGTGGCACAAGCTGCGGATCGGCGAAGATCCGCCGCGGGCATGA
- a CDS encoding adenylate/guanylate cyclase domain-containing protein, with protein MDHRKDLSVDELRAFHRVAIEADHLLEECLRDRLPLRAMLGRFLPALGGWMGAKAARLTTQDEHLQHETFGWGESELLQHASERTGDGVVKLPSGDTLVWQPLDLAGSEVGRIQVLIAGDRTGDTKILRVMLDAACEELDAVLAGVHAAAHKQRLIVAVNQALTNPVFELGIDTAVALIHKEICVPEFTLLYRDAVDTQRFHYRVYAHGQLCNDSERNPHPGIERGLKRHGTLLLDPDQQLMRQTVGYARGVDAVLISGMTRSEWLGKVLCTGGEHGFSTFALDVVEVMCESIGQRLVDFNRERRHLAQFFEAKVISELLRDPSYAERFLAPREETIAVLYADINSFTKISEQVLVDSSSIGRFVDRWSAGAVQLLWDHGGVFDKMVGDCIIGHFGPPFFREPPEQRALSAVKAARAISRFTAELEKEPLYEKVPQSGVVKGMGVAIGLNLCAMSVGLFGPNQDYTGFSSGMNSTARLQSLAGFRETLGMESFCEALEKTGDNVLQELKFGDWTETPVKNVKKPLRYRMIHFS; from the coding sequence ATGGATCACCGAAAAGACCTCTCCGTCGACGAACTGCGCGCGTTTCACCGCGTGGCCATCGAGGCCGATCACCTGCTCGAGGAGTGCCTGCGCGACCGGCTCCCGCTGCGCGCCATGCTGGGCCGCTTCCTGCCCGCGCTCGGCGGATGGATGGGCGCCAAGGCGGCTCGGCTCACGACGCAAGACGAGCACCTGCAGCACGAGACCTTCGGCTGGGGCGAGAGCGAGCTCTTGCAGCACGCGTCGGAGCGGACCGGCGACGGCGTGGTGAAGCTGCCCTCCGGCGACACGCTGGTGTGGCAGCCGCTGGATCTCGCCGGCTCCGAGGTGGGCCGCATCCAGGTGCTCATCGCCGGCGATCGCACGGGCGACACCAAGATCTTGCGGGTGATGCTCGACGCCGCCTGCGAAGAGCTCGACGCGGTCCTCGCGGGCGTGCACGCGGCCGCGCACAAGCAGCGGCTCATCGTGGCCGTCAATCAGGCGCTCACCAACCCGGTCTTCGAGCTGGGCATCGACACCGCGGTGGCGTTGATCCACAAGGAGATCTGCGTCCCCGAGTTCACGCTGCTCTACCGCGACGCCGTCGACACGCAGCGCTTCCACTACCGCGTGTACGCCCACGGCCAGCTCTGCAACGACAGCGAGCGCAACCCGCACCCCGGCATCGAGCGCGGGCTCAAGCGCCACGGCACGCTGCTCCTGGATCCGGATCAGCAGCTCATGCGGCAGACGGTGGGCTACGCGCGCGGCGTCGACGCGGTGCTCATCAGCGGCATGACCCGCTCGGAGTGGCTCGGAAAGGTCCTCTGCACGGGCGGCGAGCACGGCTTCTCCACCTTCGCGCTCGATGTGGTGGAGGTGATGTGCGAGTCCATCGGGCAGCGGCTGGTGGACTTCAACCGCGAGCGGCGGCACCTGGCGCAGTTCTTCGAGGCCAAGGTGATCAGCGAGCTGCTCCGCGATCCCTCGTACGCCGAGCGCTTCCTCGCGCCGCGCGAGGAGACCATCGCCGTCCTCTACGCCGACATCAACAGCTTCACCAAGATCAGCGAGCAGGTGCTGGTGGACAGCTCCTCCATCGGCCGCTTCGTCGACCGCTGGAGCGCGGGCGCGGTGCAGCTCTTGTGGGACCACGGCGGCGTCTTCGACAAGATGGTCGGCGACTGCATCATCGGCCACTTCGGCCCGCCCTTCTTTCGCGAGCCGCCCGAGCAGCGCGCGCTGAGTGCGGTGAAGGCCGCGCGCGCCATCAGCCGCTTCACCGCCGAGCTGGAGAAGGAGCCGCTCTACGAGAAGGTCCCGCAGAGCGGCGTGGTGAAGGGCATGGGCGTGGCCATCGGCTTGAACCTCTGCGCCATGTCGGTGGGCCTCTTCGGGCCCAACCAGGACTACACGGGCTTCTCCTCGGGCATGAACAGCACCGCGCGCCTGCAGTCGTTGGCCGGCTTCCGCGAGACGCTGGGCATGGAGAGCTTCTGCGAGGCGCTCGAGAAGACCGGCGACAACGTGCTCCAGGAGCTCAAGTTCGGCGACTGGACGGAGACGCCGGTGAAGAACGTGAAGAAGCCGCTCCGCTACCGGATGATCCACTTCTCATGA
- a CDS encoding TetR/AcrR family transcriptional regulator, with amino-acid sequence MARPRSDISQRLVKAARAHFLAHGVDGASLREIAKDARTSVGMVSYYFPTKDALFLAVVEEVYGKLMLEASERLGGDGPLDARLQQMLVRIHRMSDDEFAVVRIILREAMVSSKRLRKLVARFTREQAHIPLLIDALGSEVIAGRARDDLPLPMLMIASLAISMGPVMLRRLASNAGYGALLPEPEVAAATQVKVLFEGIGTRRKKK; translated from the coding sequence ATGGCGCGCCCGCGGAGCGACATCTCGCAGCGCCTGGTGAAGGCCGCGCGCGCGCACTTCCTCGCCCACGGCGTGGACGGCGCCTCGCTGCGCGAGATCGCCAAGGACGCGCGCACCAGCGTGGGCATGGTGAGCTACTACTTCCCCACCAAGGACGCGCTCTTCCTCGCGGTGGTGGAAGAGGTCTACGGCAAGCTGATGCTGGAGGCCTCGGAGCGGCTCGGCGGCGACGGGCCGCTCGACGCGCGGCTGCAGCAGATGCTGGTGCGCATTCACCGCATGAGCGACGACGAGTTCGCGGTGGTGCGCATCATCCTGCGCGAGGCGATGGTGTCGTCGAAGCGGCTGCGCAAGCTCGTGGCCCGCTTCACGCGCGAGCAGGCCCACATTCCGCTGCTCATCGACGCGCTCGGCTCCGAGGTCATCGCCGGCCGCGCACGCGACGACCTGCCGCTCCCGATGCTGATGATCGCCAGCCTCGCCATCTCGATGGGGCCGGTGATGCTGCGGCGTCTCGCGTCGAATGCGGGCTATGGCGCGCTGCTGCCTGAACCCGAGGTCGCCGCGGCGACGCAGGTGAAGGTGCTCTTCGAGGGCATCGGCACGCGGCGCAAGAAGAAGTAA
- a CDS encoding ABC transporter permease, giving the protein MAVKELIQLRRDRLTMAMMVALPAVQLLLFGYAIDTDVRHVPTIVYDQDRSAASRDFAQQLQSTGFYDLRGEVRSYDEISHALRAGQAKAALVVPPGWSADVAAGRPAALQLVVDGTDPQTVASAVDSAAGLAQARAADLMVERLGRAGQPAIEPVVSLEPVTWYNPDLKTSTFVVPGLVGVILTMTMVMLTAMAVARERERGTLEQLIVSPLKRVELIIGKIVPYVGIGYVQMTLVLILGRLVFGVPFVGSVPLLYLLASLFIAANLALGLLFSTIAKTQQQAMQMSFFFILPNILLSGFAFPWDGMPKAAQWLSQALPLTHFLRIVRGVVLKGSSIADVQIELVWLGCILMVLVTAASLRFRKKLG; this is encoded by the coding sequence CTGGCAGTGAAGGAGCTGATCCAGCTCCGGCGGGATCGGCTGACGATGGCGATGATGGTGGCGCTGCCCGCGGTGCAGCTCCTGCTCTTCGGCTACGCCATCGACACCGACGTGCGCCACGTGCCGACCATCGTCTACGACCAGGACCGCAGCGCCGCCTCGCGCGACTTCGCGCAGCAGCTCCAGAGCACCGGCTTCTACGATCTGCGCGGCGAGGTGCGCTCGTACGACGAGATCTCCCACGCGCTGCGCGCCGGGCAAGCCAAGGCCGCGCTGGTGGTGCCGCCCGGCTGGAGCGCAGACGTGGCCGCGGGCCGGCCCGCGGCGCTTCAGCTCGTGGTGGACGGGACGGATCCGCAGACCGTGGCGAGCGCCGTGGACAGCGCCGCTGGCCTCGCGCAAGCGCGCGCCGCCGACTTGATGGTCGAGCGTCTTGGCCGCGCGGGTCAGCCTGCCATCGAGCCGGTGGTCTCGCTGGAGCCGGTCACCTGGTACAACCCCGACTTGAAGACCTCGACGTTCGTGGTGCCGGGGCTCGTCGGCGTGATCCTCACCATGACCATGGTGATGCTCACTGCCATGGCCGTCGCGCGCGAGCGCGAGCGCGGGACGTTGGAGCAGCTCATCGTCTCGCCGCTCAAGCGCGTGGAGCTCATCATCGGGAAGATCGTGCCCTATGTGGGCATCGGCTACGTGCAGATGACGCTGGTGCTCATCCTTGGGCGGCTCGTCTTCGGCGTGCCGTTCGTGGGCTCGGTGCCGCTGCTCTACCTGCTGGCGTCGCTCTTCATCGCCGCGAACCTCGCGCTCGGCTTGCTCTTCAGCACCATCGCCAAGACGCAGCAGCAGGCCATGCAGATGAGCTTCTTCTTCATCCTCCCCAACATCCTGCTCTCGGGCTTCGCCTTCCCCTGGGACGGCATGCCCAAGGCCGCGCAGTGGCTGAGCCAGGCGCTGCCGCTCACCCACTTCCTTCGCATCGTGCGCGGGGTGGTGCTCAAGGGCAGCTCCATCGCCGACGTGCAGATCGAGCTCGTCTGGCTCGGGTGCATCCTCATGGTGCTGGTGACGGCCGCGTCGCTGCGGTTCCGAAAGAAGCTCGGCTGA
- a CDS encoding ABC transporter ATP-binding protein, with the protein MSDDFIVSTEHLQRSFGDLVAVRDVSLSVKRGEIFGVLGPNGAGKSTTIRMLCGILDPSGGRGTVVGYDIATEAERIKERIGYMTQRFSLYEDLTVQENLRFYAGLYGLASKARRERVEKVLERTGLVKRRKQIAGTLSGGWKQRVALACSTIHEPPLLFLDEPTAGVDPVSRREFWEEIHQLAGLGTTVLVTTHYMDEAERCHRLAFIFRGSVLDVGTPNEVVTRRNLRVAELVLSDARAAAAALRDLPEVDEVAFYGHVLRIATLGGADPEALAARVAKERGLTVESSRPARATVEDAFVSMVRHDEHQEAA; encoded by the coding sequence GTGAGCGACGACTTCATCGTCTCCACCGAGCACCTCCAGCGCTCGTTCGGCGACCTGGTGGCCGTGCGCGATGTTTCACTCTCCGTGAAGCGCGGCGAGATCTTCGGCGTGCTCGGCCCCAACGGCGCCGGCAAGAGCACGACCATTCGAATGCTCTGCGGAATCCTGGATCCCAGCGGCGGACGCGGCACGGTCGTCGGCTACGACATCGCCACGGAAGCCGAGCGCATCAAGGAGCGCATCGGCTACATGACCCAGCGCTTCTCGCTCTACGAGGACCTCACCGTTCAAGAGAACCTGCGCTTCTACGCCGGGCTGTACGGGCTGGCGTCGAAGGCGCGGCGCGAGCGCGTGGAGAAGGTGCTCGAGCGCACCGGGCTCGTGAAGCGCCGCAAGCAGATCGCGGGCACGCTCTCCGGCGGCTGGAAGCAGCGCGTGGCGCTCGCGTGCTCGACCATCCACGAGCCGCCGCTGCTCTTCCTCGACGAGCCCACCGCCGGCGTGGATCCCGTGAGCCGCCGCGAGTTCTGGGAAGAGATCCACCAGCTCGCGGGATTGGGCACCACCGTGCTCGTGACCACGCACTACATGGACGAGGCCGAGCGCTGTCACCGGCTGGCGTTCATCTTCCGGGGCAGCGTGCTCGACGTGGGCACGCCGAACGAGGTCGTCACGCGGCGAAACCTGCGCGTGGCCGAGCTCGTGCTCTCCGACGCGCGCGCGGCTGCAGCGGCGCTGCGCGATCTGCCTGAGGTGGACGAGGTCGCGTTCTACGGGCACGTGCTGCGCATCGCGACGCTCGGCGGCGCCGATCCGGAAGCGCTCGCGGCGCGCGTGGCCAAGGAGCGCGGCCTGACCGTGGAGAGCTCTCGGCCCGCGCGCGCGACCGTGGAGGACGCGTTCGTGTCCATGGTTCGCCACGACGAGCACCAGGAGGCCGCATGA
- a CDS encoding HlyD family efflux transporter periplasmic adaptor subunit, whose amino-acid sequence MRKNVLAPLGLAAALLAGCPQQADPERDELQGVVELHQRVLGFQLGGRLAKLEVQKGEHVKAGQELARLDDTLDKPQRDAQAADVAAAQAQLDLLHAGSRAEDIRAAEAQVRGAKAAEATLTEDVKRTRDLRTSGAATPQQLDDVEGALARATAEREAAEQHVAALRAGARSQEMRAAQARLEAAQAALAAIDARLVEHVLRAPIDGDILDTHAEEGEVLGPGAPVATLAEIERPYIDLFVPEARVSTLRAGAPVEVHIDAEPGLTFAGTVEVVGQRTEFTPRYLFSPKERPNLVVRVRVALKDPEHRLRAGLPAFANVKGGAP is encoded by the coding sequence ATGAGAAAGAATGTCCTCGCGCCGCTGGGCCTGGCCGCCGCGCTGCTCGCGGGGTGTCCGCAGCAGGCCGACCCGGAGCGCGACGAGCTCCAGGGCGTGGTGGAGCTGCACCAGCGCGTGCTCGGATTCCAGCTCGGCGGGCGGCTGGCGAAGTTGGAGGTGCAGAAGGGCGAGCACGTGAAGGCCGGCCAGGAGCTGGCGCGCCTCGACGACACCCTCGACAAGCCGCAGCGCGACGCGCAGGCCGCCGACGTCGCCGCCGCGCAGGCGCAGCTCGATCTCTTGCATGCCGGCAGCCGCGCCGAGGACATCCGCGCCGCCGAGGCCCAGGTGCGCGGCGCCAAGGCCGCCGAGGCGACGCTCACGGAGGACGTGAAGCGCACCCGCGATCTGCGCACCTCCGGCGCGGCCACGCCGCAGCAGCTCGACGACGTGGAGGGCGCGCTCGCACGGGCGACGGCCGAGCGCGAGGCCGCGGAGCAGCACGTCGCGGCGCTGCGGGCCGGCGCGCGGAGTCAGGAGATGCGCGCCGCCCAGGCCCGGCTCGAGGCAGCCCAGGCGGCGCTCGCGGCCATCGACGCGCGGCTGGTGGAGCACGTGCTTCGCGCGCCCATCGACGGCGACATCCTCGATACGCACGCGGAGGAAGGAGAGGTGCTCGGCCCGGGCGCGCCCGTGGCCACGCTCGCTGAGATCGAGCGGCCGTACATCGATCTCTTCGTGCCCGAGGCGCGCGTAAGCACCCTGCGAGCGGGCGCGCCGGTGGAGGTACACATCGACGCCGAGCCGGGGCTGACCTTCGCCGGAACGGTGGAGGTCGTGGGTCAGCGCACCGAATTCACGCCGCGCTACCTCTTCAGCCCCAAGGAGCGGCCGAACCTGGTGGTGCGCGTGCGCGTGGCTTTGAAGGATCCCGAGCATCGCCTGCGCGCGGGCCTGCCTGCCTTCGCGAACGTGAAGGGCGGTGCGCCGTGA
- a CDS encoding M20/M25/M40 family metallo-hydrolase, with amino-acid sequence MPRDAALEAEALELFQALLRIDTTNPPGHERAAAELLAESLRKDGLEPQLLEKLPGRTNLVARLKGDGSKPPLLLTGHLDVVAAEDGKWTHPPFGAEIHDGWLWGRGALDMKNMVAMSAMILKALKRSGTPLKRDLIFAAVADEEDGCENGSIFLSNEHADLVKAEFALGEIGGFTLRMGGARLYPVQVAHKGMAWIRASVKGTPGHGSLPREDQAVHKLALALARLGHQKLPVHVSKPVRAMIEGIKKVQPLTGKIGLSLLTRPLFTEWVLETLFPDKGIARSFNALLRNTAVATVVKAGYKTNVIPGEAEALIDGRVLPGQSTADLLRELRNVLGDDVDLAVQREMAPLEMPTESALVDAIRTALHEADPAASMLPYVMPGFTDGGPFSKLGVLYYGFAPVFFPETPAVSFAELYHGHDERIPVEGFFQGLAVLRDVVTRFCT; translated from the coding sequence ATGCCCCGCGATGCCGCACTCGAGGCCGAAGCCCTCGAGCTCTTTCAAGCGCTCCTGCGCATCGACACCACCAACCCTCCTGGTCACGAGCGCGCTGCCGCAGAGCTGCTCGCCGAGAGCCTGCGCAAGGACGGCCTCGAGCCCCAGCTCCTCGAGAAGCTCCCGGGCCGCACCAACCTCGTCGCGCGCTTGAAGGGCGATGGCTCCAAGCCGCCGCTCTTGCTCACCGGCCACCTGGACGTCGTCGCGGCCGAGGATGGCAAGTGGACGCACCCGCCGTTCGGCGCGGAGATCCACGACGGCTGGCTCTGGGGCCGCGGCGCGCTGGACATGAAGAACATGGTCGCCATGAGCGCCATGATCCTGAAGGCCCTCAAGCGCTCGGGCACGCCGCTCAAGCGCGACCTCATCTTCGCCGCCGTCGCCGACGAGGAAGACGGCTGCGAGAACGGCTCCATCTTCCTCTCCAACGAGCACGCGGACCTGGTGAAGGCCGAGTTCGCGCTCGGCGAGATCGGCGGCTTCACCCTGCGCATGGGCGGCGCGCGCCTCTACCCGGTGCAGGTGGCGCACAAGGGCATGGCCTGGATCCGCGCGAGCGTGAAGGGCACGCCCGGCCACGGCTCCCTCCCGCGCGAAGATCAGGCCGTCCACAAGCTCGCCCTCGCGCTCGCCCGACTCGGACACCAGAAGCTCCCCGTGCACGTGTCCAAGCCCGTGCGCGCGATGATCGAGGGCATCAAGAAGGTGCAGCCGCTCACCGGAAAGATCGGGCTCTCCCTGCTCACCAGGCCGCTCTTCACCGAGTGGGTCTTGGAGACGCTCTTCCCGGACAAGGGCATCGCCCGCAGCTTCAACGCGCTCTTGCGCAACACCGCCGTCGCCACGGTGGTGAAGGCCGGCTACAAGACCAACGTCATCCCGGGCGAGGCCGAGGCGCTCATCGACGGCCGCGTGCTGCCCGGCCAGTCGACCGCGGACCTGCTCCGCGAGCTGCGCAACGTGCTCGGCGACGACGTGGACCTCGCCGTCCAGCGCGAGATGGCGCCGCTGGAGATGCCCACCGAGAGTGCGCTCGTCGATGCGATCCGAACTGCGCTCCACGAGGCCGACCCGGCCGCGAGCATGCTCCCGTACGTGATGCCCGGCTTCACCGACGGCGGACCCTTCAGCAAGCTCGGCGTCCTGTACTACGGCTTCGCGCCCGTGTTCTTCCCCGAGACGCCCGCGGTCAGCTTCGCCGAGCTGTACCACGGCCACGACGAGCGCATCCCCGTGGAGGGCTTCTTCCAGGGGCTCGCGGTGCTGCGCGACGTCGTCACCCGCTTCTGCACCTGA